In Setaria italica strain Yugu1 chromosome I, Setaria_italica_v2.0, whole genome shotgun sequence, the genomic window AAAGCTGTTGGCGTCCTTGGCTTCCAAGATCATTTGCCATGTCAGGACTCAGGACATGCGCTGCATGGATATCTCTCAGCTGTTCACAACCGTGTATATAATATTTTATAGGAATCGATCTCCATAACGACACGGATCTCGTCTCTTGGCGTTGTTTATTGCAGATCCCTGCTAAGACGGCCATGGAGCCGTCGCGGTCCCTGCCGCGGAGCGCGAGCGAGCTCGCCGACCCGCCGTCGCCGTTCAGCTCCAACCCCGCTCACCACCCCGTCTCCATGCCCACCACGCCCGCcggggcgtcgtcgtcggcgtcggcgtccttCGGCTGCATCGCGGCCAGGCCCGCCACCGACTCGCCGCCGTCCACGCCCAGCAGGGCGAGGTCGTCCAAGCccaccacgccggcggcggccgcggcggcataCTACGCGTCGCTGTGGTCGCCCAGGAGGCTCATGCAGCGCGCCGCCCGCGCGTTCCGCAGCAGCAGGTCGCGCCGCGTGAGGGCGGACAAGGacgccggcgaggagcgggcTTCCTCGCCCACCAGCAGGGTCTCCGACGAGGCCAGAGCCGCGTCCGTCGTAGGTGCTGGTGGTGCCACAGagatcgccggcggcgatggccacggcgacggcgcgggcattgtgcagcagcagcaggaggaggaggagcgccacgACCACCCCGAGGTCGTCCCCGAGAAGATCATACACGAGATGAACCATCACGCGCCGCCGGTCTTCGTGACGGAAGAAGATGGTGAGTGCGGGGC contains:
- the LOC101772318 gene encoding homeobox protein ARX, giving the protein MQIQPCSDPHLHLGSMKVKLEIPAKTAMEPSRSLPRSASELADPPSPFSSNPAHHPVSMPTTPAGASSSASASFGCIAARPATDSPPSTPSRARSSKPTTPAAAAAAYYASLWSPRRLMQRAARAFRSSRSRRVRADKDAGEERASSPTSRVSDEARAASVVGAGGATEIAGGDGHGDGAGIVQQQQEEEERHDHPEVVPEKIIHEMNHHAPPVFVTEEDGECGAKTTPAEEKETTPAAAAATVEEDVESPKKGAALMTLEPAPEAAVTTAEEVADKFVTVVKKAIRKHEEEQGEKKGAAGKFQLGSRVKTAMEARPESEQPQRREVARSNDVIEEARSKLLEKRQCSRVRALVGAFETVMEAAAAGTPRNGTPRHGSCKSA